One genomic region from Salvia hispanica cultivar TCC Black 2014 chromosome 2, UniMelb_Shisp_WGS_1.0, whole genome shotgun sequence encodes:
- the LOC125204215 gene encoding ISWI chromatin-remodeling complex ATPase CHR17-like isoform X2, with protein sequence MAKSSRAFDSSDDYMSNSSSEEEEVRDQPEDVDDEELETAAGSSEEEDAPEEITGDDDEENEVDYAVNTEISKKEKSRLKEMQLMKGKKIQEILDAQNAVIDADMNKKGKGRLNYLLQQTELFAHFAKGSQSASQKKAKGRGRHASKLTEEEEDEEYLKEEEDVHSGAGGTRLVAQPSCIQGKMRDYQLAGLNWLIRIYENGINGILADEMGLGKTLQTISLLGYLHEFRGITGPHMVVAPKSTLGNWMNEIKRFCPILRAVKFLGNPEERRYVREELLVAGKFDVCVTSFEMAIKEKTVLRKFSWRYIIIDEAHRIKNENSLLSKTMRLFNTNFRLLITGTPLQNNLHELWSLLNFLLPEIFSSSETFDEWFQISGENDEQEVVQQLHKVLRPFLLRRLKSDVEKGLPPKKETILKVGMSQMQKQYYRALLQKDLEVVNAGGERKRLLNVAMQLRKCCNHPYLFQGAEPGPPYTTGEHIIEHAGKMVLLDKLLPKLKERDSRVLIFSQMTRLLDILEDYLIFRGHYYCRIDGNTGGEDRDASIEAFNKPGSEKFVFLLSTRAGGLGINLATADVVIIYDSDWNPQADLQAQDRAHRIGQKKEVQVFRFCTEYTIEEKVIERAYKKLALDALVIQQGRLAEQKTVNKDELLQMVRFGAEMVFNSKDSTITDEDIDRIIAKGEEITAELDAKMKKFTEDAIKFKMNDSADLYNFEDEKDENKFDIKKIVSDNWTEPPKRERKRNYCESEYSKQTQRQAGPAKPKEPRIPRMPHLHDFQFFNMQRLSELFEKEVRHLMANQKIQAKDAMEVDEREDVGEPLTAEEQEEKEQLLEEGFSTWSRRDFNSFIRACEKYGRNDIRSVASEMEGKTSEEVERYATVFKERYKELNEYDRIIKNIERGEARISRKTEIMKAIRKKLDRYKNPWQELKIHYGQNKGKLYNEECDRFMICMVHKLGYGNWDELKSAFRTSHLFRFDWFVKSRTTQELARRCDTLIRLVERENQEHDERERLARREKKLAKNMTPPKRASSRYAAESPPSTMKKRNKFSMDDNGSTSARRRK encoded by the exons GTCGATTATGCTGTCAACACTGAAATTTCTAAGAAGGAAAAATCCAGGTTAAAAGAAATGCAGTTGATGAAGGGTAAAAAGATCCAAGAAATTCTTGATGCTCAGAATGCCGTTATTGATGCTGATATG AACAAGAAAGGAAAGGGCCGGCTGAATTATCTACTGCAGCAGACGGAGTTATTTGCTCATTTTGCTAAAGGGAGTCAATCTGCATCTCAAAAGAAGGCAAAAGGAAG AGGTCGGCATGCATCTAAGTTAActgaagaggaagaagatgaagaatatctcaaggaagaagaagatgtcCATTCTGGCGCTGGAGGTACAAGACTAGTGGCACAGCCATCTT GTATTCAAGGAAAAATGAGGGATTACCAACTTGCCGGTTTAAACTGGCTTATACGGATCTATGAGAATGGCATTAATGGAATACTTGCTGACGAAATG gGGCTCGGTAAAACATTGCAAACTATATCCCTGCTTGGTTATTTGCATGAGTTCAGAGGGATTACGGGCCCTCACATGGTTGTTGCTCCAAAATCCACACTTGGGAATTGGATGAACGAAATCAAACGTTTTTGTCCTATTTTGCGTGCTGTTAAGTTTCTTGGAAATCCTGAAGAAAGA AGATATGTACGTGAGGAATTGCTTGTTGCAGGCAAATTTGATGTTTGTGTGACAAGTTTTGAAATGGCCATTAAGGAGAAGACTGTCTTGCGCAAATTCAGTTGGCGCTATATCATCATTGATGAAGCTCATAGGATCAAGAATGAGAATTCTCTTCTCTCAAAAACAATGAGACTTTTTAATACCAACTTCAGACTTTTAATTACAGGAACACCACTCCAG AATAATCTTCATGAGCTTTGGTCTCTCCTTAACTTTTTGCTTCCGGAAATATTTAGCTCTTCTGAGACTTTTGATGAATGGTTCCAAATTTCTGGAGAAAATGATGAACAGGAAGTTGTGCAGCAACTTCACAAG GTTCTTCGGCCCTTCCTTCTAAGAAGGCTGAAATCTGATGTTGAGAAAGGTTTGCCTCCGAAGAAAGAGACAATCCTTAAGGTTGGTATGTCTCAGATGCAAAAGCAGTACTATAGGGCATTGCTACAGAAAGATCTTGAGGTTGTAAATGCTGGTGGAGAACGCAAACGTCTCCTCAATGTGGCCATGCAACTAAGGAAGTGTTGCAATCATCCATATTTATTCCAAGGTGCTGAACCTGGTCCACCTTATACTACTGGAGAACATATAATAGAACATGCTG GCAAGATGGTTCTTCTTGACAAGCTGCTTCCAAAATTAAAGGAGCGTGATTCCAGGGTTCTGATATTTTCACAG ATGACAAGGCTGCTGGACATTCTTGAAGATTACTTGATATTCCGTGGACATTATTACTGCAGGATTGATGGAAATACTGGTGGTGAAGACCGAGATGCTTCTATTGAAGCTTTCAACAAGCCAGGAAGtgaaaaatttgtttttctgcTCTCTACTAGAGCTGGAGGACTTGGTATTAACCTTGCAACTGCTGATGTTGTCATTATTTACGACAGCGATTG GAACCCACAGGCTGACCTACAGGCTCAGGACCGAGCTCACAGGATTGGACAAAAGAAGGAAGTCCAAGTTTTTCGATTCTGCACTGAG TATACCATTGAGGAAAAGGTGATTGAGAGGGCCTATAAAAAGCTGGCCCTTGACGCTTTGGTGATCCAACAGGGTCGGCTAGCAGAACAAAAGA CTGTGAACAAAGACGAGCTATTGCAAATGGTGAGATTTGGCGCGGAAATGGTTTTCAATTCCAAAGACAGCACAATAACAGATGAAGATATTGATAGAATTATTGCCAAGGGAGAAGAGATTACTGCTGAACTCGACGCCAAGATGAAAAAATTTACTGAAGATgccatcaaatttaaaatgaatgaTA GTGCTGACTTGTATAATTTTGAAGATGAGAAG gatgaaaataaatttgatatcaaGAAAATTGTCAGTGATAACTGGACGGAACCTCCGAAAAGAGAAAGGAAGCGCAA TTACTGTGAGTCTGAGTACTCTAAGCAGACGCAGCGCCAAGCTGGTCCTGCAAAACCAAAAGAACCTAGAATTCCTCGCATGCCGCACTT GCACGACTTCCAATTCTTCAATATGCAACGTCTCAGTGAATTGTTTGAAAAAGAAGTCCGACATCTTATG GCGAATCAGAAGATTCAAGCTAAAGATGCTATGGAGGTGGATGAACGTGAAG ATGTGGGAGAGCCTTTGACTGCTGAGGAGCAGGAAGAGAAAGAGCAACTGCTGGAAGAA GGATTTTCAACATGGAGCAGACGAGACTTCAACAGTTTCATTAGGGCCTGTGAAAAGTATGGTAGAAATGATATCAGAAGTGTTGCCTCTGAAATGGAAGGGAAAACATCGGAAGAGGTCGAAAGATATGCTACAGTTTTTAAAGAAAGATATAAAGAATTGAACG AATatgatagaataataaaaaacattGAAAGAGGGGAGGCAAGAATTTCGAGGAAAACCGAGATAATGAAAGCCATCCGGAAGAAACTAGATCGCTACAAGAACCCGTGGCAAGAATTGAAGATCCACTATGGCCAGAACAAAGGGAAGCTATACAATGAAGAATGTGACCGTTTCATG ATATGCATGGTGCACAAGCTTGGGTATGGGAACTGGGATGAGCTCAAGTCAGCCTTTCGTACCTCACATTTGTTTCGGTTTGATTGGTTTGTCAAGTCTCGAACCACTCAAGAACTCGCAAGGAGATGTGACACCCTTATTCGACTGGTGGAGAGGGAAAACCAAGAGCATGATGAGAGGGAGAGACTGGCTCGCAGAGAGAAAAAGCTCGCCAAG AATATGACCCCACCTAAACGTGCATCTTCAAGATATGCCGCAGAAAGCCCTCCTTCGACAATGAAGAAGCGCAATAAATTCTCGATGGATGACAATGGGAGCACCTCG GCAAGGAGGAGAAAATGA
- the LOC125204215 gene encoding ISWI chromatin-remodeling complex ATPase CHR11-like isoform X1 encodes MAKSSRAFDSSDDYMSNSSSEEEEVRDQPEDVDDEELETAAGSSEEEDAPEEITGDDDEENEVDYAVNTEISKKEKSRLKEMQLMKGKKIQEILDAQNAVIDADMNKKGKGRLNYLLQQTELFAHFAKGSQSASQKKAKGRGRHASKLTEEEEDEEYLKEEEDVHSGAGGTRLVAQPSCIQGKMRDYQLAGLNWLIRIYENGINGILADEMGLGKTLQTISLLGYLHEFRGITGPHMVVAPKSTLGNWMNEIKRFCPILRAVKFLGNPEERRYVREELLVAGKFDVCVTSFEMAIKEKTVLRKFSWRYIIIDEAHRIKNENSLLSKTMRLFNTNFRLLITGTPLQNNLHELWSLLNFLLPEIFSSSETFDEWFQISGENDEQEVVQQLHKVLRPFLLRRLKSDVEKGLPPKKETILKVGMSQMQKQYYRALLQKDLEVVNAGGERKRLLNVAMQLRKCCNHPYLFQGAEPGPPYTTGEHIIEHAGKMVLLDKLLPKLKERDSRVLIFSQMTRLLDILEDYLIFRGHYYCRIDGNTGGEDRDASIEAFNKPGSEKFVFLLSTRAGGLGINLATADVVIIYDSDWNPQADLQAQDRAHRIGQKKEVQVFRFCTEYTIEEKVIERAYKKLALDALVIQQGRLAEQKTVNKDELLQMVRFGAEMVFNSKDSTITDEDIDRIIAKGEEITAELDAKMKKFTEDAIKFKMNDSADLYNFEDEKDENKFDIKKIVSDNWTEPPKRERKRNYCESEYSKQTQRQAGPAKPKEPRIPRMPHLHDFQFFNMQRLSELFEKEVRHLMQANQKIQAKDAMEVDEREDVGEPLTAEEQEEKEQLLEEGFSTWSRRDFNSFIRACEKYGRNDIRSVASEMEGKTSEEVERYATVFKERYKELNEYDRIIKNIERGEARISRKTEIMKAIRKKLDRYKNPWQELKIHYGQNKGKLYNEECDRFMICMVHKLGYGNWDELKSAFRTSHLFRFDWFVKSRTTQELARRCDTLIRLVERENQEHDERERLARREKKLAKNMTPPKRASSRYAAESPPSTMKKRNKFSMDDNGSTSARRRK; translated from the exons GTCGATTATGCTGTCAACACTGAAATTTCTAAGAAGGAAAAATCCAGGTTAAAAGAAATGCAGTTGATGAAGGGTAAAAAGATCCAAGAAATTCTTGATGCTCAGAATGCCGTTATTGATGCTGATATG AACAAGAAAGGAAAGGGCCGGCTGAATTATCTACTGCAGCAGACGGAGTTATTTGCTCATTTTGCTAAAGGGAGTCAATCTGCATCTCAAAAGAAGGCAAAAGGAAG AGGTCGGCATGCATCTAAGTTAActgaagaggaagaagatgaagaatatctcaaggaagaagaagatgtcCATTCTGGCGCTGGAGGTACAAGACTAGTGGCACAGCCATCTT GTATTCAAGGAAAAATGAGGGATTACCAACTTGCCGGTTTAAACTGGCTTATACGGATCTATGAGAATGGCATTAATGGAATACTTGCTGACGAAATG gGGCTCGGTAAAACATTGCAAACTATATCCCTGCTTGGTTATTTGCATGAGTTCAGAGGGATTACGGGCCCTCACATGGTTGTTGCTCCAAAATCCACACTTGGGAATTGGATGAACGAAATCAAACGTTTTTGTCCTATTTTGCGTGCTGTTAAGTTTCTTGGAAATCCTGAAGAAAGA AGATATGTACGTGAGGAATTGCTTGTTGCAGGCAAATTTGATGTTTGTGTGACAAGTTTTGAAATGGCCATTAAGGAGAAGACTGTCTTGCGCAAATTCAGTTGGCGCTATATCATCATTGATGAAGCTCATAGGATCAAGAATGAGAATTCTCTTCTCTCAAAAACAATGAGACTTTTTAATACCAACTTCAGACTTTTAATTACAGGAACACCACTCCAG AATAATCTTCATGAGCTTTGGTCTCTCCTTAACTTTTTGCTTCCGGAAATATTTAGCTCTTCTGAGACTTTTGATGAATGGTTCCAAATTTCTGGAGAAAATGATGAACAGGAAGTTGTGCAGCAACTTCACAAG GTTCTTCGGCCCTTCCTTCTAAGAAGGCTGAAATCTGATGTTGAGAAAGGTTTGCCTCCGAAGAAAGAGACAATCCTTAAGGTTGGTATGTCTCAGATGCAAAAGCAGTACTATAGGGCATTGCTACAGAAAGATCTTGAGGTTGTAAATGCTGGTGGAGAACGCAAACGTCTCCTCAATGTGGCCATGCAACTAAGGAAGTGTTGCAATCATCCATATTTATTCCAAGGTGCTGAACCTGGTCCACCTTATACTACTGGAGAACATATAATAGAACATGCTG GCAAGATGGTTCTTCTTGACAAGCTGCTTCCAAAATTAAAGGAGCGTGATTCCAGGGTTCTGATATTTTCACAG ATGACAAGGCTGCTGGACATTCTTGAAGATTACTTGATATTCCGTGGACATTATTACTGCAGGATTGATGGAAATACTGGTGGTGAAGACCGAGATGCTTCTATTGAAGCTTTCAACAAGCCAGGAAGtgaaaaatttgtttttctgcTCTCTACTAGAGCTGGAGGACTTGGTATTAACCTTGCAACTGCTGATGTTGTCATTATTTACGACAGCGATTG GAACCCACAGGCTGACCTACAGGCTCAGGACCGAGCTCACAGGATTGGACAAAAGAAGGAAGTCCAAGTTTTTCGATTCTGCACTGAG TATACCATTGAGGAAAAGGTGATTGAGAGGGCCTATAAAAAGCTGGCCCTTGACGCTTTGGTGATCCAACAGGGTCGGCTAGCAGAACAAAAGA CTGTGAACAAAGACGAGCTATTGCAAATGGTGAGATTTGGCGCGGAAATGGTTTTCAATTCCAAAGACAGCACAATAACAGATGAAGATATTGATAGAATTATTGCCAAGGGAGAAGAGATTACTGCTGAACTCGACGCCAAGATGAAAAAATTTACTGAAGATgccatcaaatttaaaatgaatgaTA GTGCTGACTTGTATAATTTTGAAGATGAGAAG gatgaaaataaatttgatatcaaGAAAATTGTCAGTGATAACTGGACGGAACCTCCGAAAAGAGAAAGGAAGCGCAA TTACTGTGAGTCTGAGTACTCTAAGCAGACGCAGCGCCAAGCTGGTCCTGCAAAACCAAAAGAACCTAGAATTCCTCGCATGCCGCACTT GCACGACTTCCAATTCTTCAATATGCAACGTCTCAGTGAATTGTTTGAAAAAGAAGTCCGACATCTTATG CAGGCGAATCAGAAGATTCAAGCTAAAGATGCTATGGAGGTGGATGAACGTGAAG ATGTGGGAGAGCCTTTGACTGCTGAGGAGCAGGAAGAGAAAGAGCAACTGCTGGAAGAA GGATTTTCAACATGGAGCAGACGAGACTTCAACAGTTTCATTAGGGCCTGTGAAAAGTATGGTAGAAATGATATCAGAAGTGTTGCCTCTGAAATGGAAGGGAAAACATCGGAAGAGGTCGAAAGATATGCTACAGTTTTTAAAGAAAGATATAAAGAATTGAACG AATatgatagaataataaaaaacattGAAAGAGGGGAGGCAAGAATTTCGAGGAAAACCGAGATAATGAAAGCCATCCGGAAGAAACTAGATCGCTACAAGAACCCGTGGCAAGAATTGAAGATCCACTATGGCCAGAACAAAGGGAAGCTATACAATGAAGAATGTGACCGTTTCATG ATATGCATGGTGCACAAGCTTGGGTATGGGAACTGGGATGAGCTCAAGTCAGCCTTTCGTACCTCACATTTGTTTCGGTTTGATTGGTTTGTCAAGTCTCGAACCACTCAAGAACTCGCAAGGAGATGTGACACCCTTATTCGACTGGTGGAGAGGGAAAACCAAGAGCATGATGAGAGGGAGAGACTGGCTCGCAGAGAGAAAAAGCTCGCCAAG AATATGACCCCACCTAAACGTGCATCTTCAAGATATGCCGCAGAAAGCCCTCCTTCGACAATGAAGAAGCGCAATAAATTCTCGATGGATGACAATGGGAGCACCTCG GCAAGGAGGAGAAAATGA